tggaatttttagcaaaaagcaaagactttaacaattttagcaaaaggcaggatttttggaatgtttctggcaaaatgaaagatttttggaaaatttatggaaaaaagtgacacttattgaaattttttgcacaacaaacaataatttttatcaatttcattaaaaaacaagattttttggaaataattagCTATAcagtgataatttttgacatttttttagcaaaaaagcgagGTTTTTAGATTTAGATACGTAcctaatttctgaaaaaaaaagaagaaaatcttaagcaattttgctaaaaagcaagaatttgacaattttaacaatatagaagatctttttaaaaatcatcggCAACGAATTggcaattttaggtaaaaaaccGAGGCTAACAAcatggaatttttggcaaaaaacgaaatttggaTAAACGCAGGACTGGCAAGTTTAGTAAACAGCAgtactttttagcaattatatattgacaaaaaaatcatactttttcgGAATCTTTGTTAAAAACAGTGACTTTGTTTACGGGTACTAATATTTTGCACgaccaaaaaaacaagtatCACGACGAGCATACGTAACGACCAAAAAGGTTGAATGAACGACAATCAAACACCAACTTTCACGCCAGGATAAAGCCCGACGGTAAAGTAGGTAGGAACGACGGAAGATGTAGTATGAGATAACAATAAACACGACCATATAATATTATTCACGACGAAACATAATCAGTTCTATTATCGTCAGTGTAACGACAGgtctttcatttcttttttatgaACATTCATCACGAAGCTTTTAAAgcgcatttcattttttcgtaaataagGAAGATAATTCAAACCAAATTCATCTACAGTAAACATGTTAGGATATATTATTAGTATCATAAAAATGTCTTCTTCACTATACCTTCTCCACACCAAGCCATAGTATACACGAGATagtttttctcttcaaaattgaaatgaaaaaaaaatacaggaaacaaattctagaaaaaatttctcCTTGTCCGACAGTTAAACAAGTCTCCAAACGgatataaaattataataaattctttGAAACGCGAGTCGTAAACGCAACGCGTATAAAACGACGAATTTTCAATAtcatcgtaaaaaaattactacccCATTTAAGGAAAttgtatgtagtaggtaatAGGCAGATGACGAACgcggaatgaattttttttccttcaaaattccacgagtaggtacacaattaataagtaggtaaataagggaaatgttgaaaaattacacacaattgtaaaaaaagaagTGCACAAGAATAGGTGTCCTTCAGCGATCGCGTTTCGTTCCTAAGTATACATAATTCATTTCTAAagagagaaaattaaaatccatATAAAAAGAACGCAATATGTCgggaaaaaaagattaaaacGGAAACGGGAGACGAAATCCATATTATAGAACAGGAGGCAGGAGCAGGTTGACAAAAAGATATATATTCGGACACGATCCACGTTTCGTGTACCTAATCCTTTTTCGTAAACCGTCAAGGGCGAAGAAAGATGTCCGATGAGAggtaccgacgacgacgacgtgtttCGTCGCTTCAAAtctacttcaaaaaatataacCATACGAAGCGAACGAGTCGAATAAATGATTTGTACGTCGAATTAAATTGCTCTCGTTCTCGTTGCTGCAAACGCGCGCGATCGAGTTTTAACGTAAAAAATATGGACATTTTCTTTATCGAGAGACGACAACTTACAAGTACATTCACCTTGGTTTCGCCGTATTGTTGCGCTTTTCCGGTACGCgtaaaaatacgagaaaaacaACGAATCATATTTAATAAATCCATCCAGAGAGCTCGGCGACATTCAAAAACGCTACGTAAGGTCGTAATAAAAAGCTAATCTGCAAAATACGTCATTTATTCGGACGTGACGAGGGTGCGAAATTCGGTCAACGTGTCCATCGTTTATTCGCGCATCTCTTCAGTCTCCGCGGCTACAAAAGCTTTAATAAATGAAGGTACCTATCAACACGCTCAAACAATACGTATACAGATACAGAATGCGAGTTGGAAAAAACCCCATTCGCAATACAATAGGTTTTCGATATATCGTTAATCCGCACACATATTCCAACAAATGACGAGGTAATCGTCGCCTTAAAAATCTATTCTAGCGCTGTTTCAATTAATCAACTGGTCTTCGTCAGGTCATTGAGCTCGTATATAGGTGTTAATGACCTTGATTTTAATATATACATTCGAATTTTCCAACGAGATGATATACTTTCCGGTGTGAGAAATTAGTATAGGTAAAAGATGAGGCAATTCATCACCCGAGATGGCATTTTTTCCCCACAGAACTGTGCTGACAACGCTGTTTCCGATAAGAATGTTTACTTCACGTTCGCCAGGACGTTGCCACCTTCgtcgaaagtttcaaaatcgGTTGTATCTTTGTTGAAAACATTCGAATGGAGAAAGTTCATCATCGTGTCTGGTAAAAATCCGCCATGGTGTACTCCAGCAGCCATCGCAATTCGAGTAATTCCACGACGCATCGTTTTGATTTACTGCGTGGTTGGTAGAATCGTAGTATAACGATATTCTATTTCAGGATTTAGCAATCCGTCATCGTTTAGATGTGGTTAAATGGTACCAGTTTTCTGATTATATTCCCAGCCACGTTGAAGAAATGCAGGATATCGTCGACAAAACGTATACTCGTACTAGAGGTAAGTAAATTGAAGCTCGTTATTtcgtatacctatacgtacgtaAAGAACGAGGAGCTCTAAAGATGTAGGTAACCGTTTTATTACGCTGGCAAAATTTTATGTTCTTTGTAGTATACATATTCATCGGGGAACACATTGCTCTTATGGATTTTTTATCTTGTATGCAAAAGCATAGATTACTCGAGACCGGAGAATATGTAATCATTTCGGTCGACGATGATATGTATAAACCTGAAgtggaaaatttatttctcagaggTAAATGGCATCGGTTTATATAAATCTTTCTATTATTACCTACGTACTTACTTTGGCGAGAAAACTGCAGAAGGAAAAAGTactaaaattatatttcatcGAACAGGTGATTTGGATCAGCTCATTCCTGGTTATCGATCTGTTCTCAAAGTGACTCAATCTGTACCGAGGAATCCTATCTACAAGTAACTATAAATTCGTTCATCGATTAACTTCAATTTAAACCCTACGATAACTTACTAAACTCGTGTTTTCTCATCAACAGAACGTTAGGCAGCATAATCAAAAAACATTCGACCCAGAACCCTTTCAACTTCGCTTTCAACAGCAAAGTATTCGAATCAGCTACGGTAAGCACGTGTAATTGTAATTGCACACGCACGAATACGATACTAGATACTCTTATAGTAACTCACAAGCACGATCATCCATTCacttgtacataggtacctgtAACAGCAGCTCATCTATACGACGCGGTTCAAATTTACGCTCGTTCGTTAACGGATATACTGTACGAAAACGGCGATATAAGAAATGGTAAAAACGTATTATACAAAATGCTGAATCAGACGTATCATTCTATACAAGGATTCGATGTACGTTTAAGTATACGTACATAGTCTTACACGAGTAAACAAAATGCTATTAGTGAACGTAAATGAGCACGTGGTTTAAATATCTACCCTTTCTGTATAGGTTTACATAGACGAGAACGGCGACGCTGAAGGAAACTACTCTGTAATCGCTGTACAAAACGATACCGATGAAAAAGGCATAACGAAGATGAAAATGCAACCAGTGGGCTATTTTCTATACATGATAAATAAAACACACGACTTACCAGTACGTTTTTAGAATTCACTATATAGATGATAGGTAGAGGTATCATCGATCGAAATCTATACTTAGAACCGTATTTTCTTTGTAGGATTTCAGGTACTTCAACGAAAGCAAACCATTCCAATGGATTAACGGTAAAGTTCCAATCGCCGAACCAAAATGTGgcttttataatgaaaaatgtgTTCCTAATATTAACTGGAAGACGCCGCTGTTGGTGGGAATACTATCCGTGGCTCTTTTCGTCGGACTCGCTTTCGGTATAAAGTAAGTTCGATATATTTATGCTGCGAAACGATAAAACTTTCACGTCAcaatgtaataaaaattaattaaatcgaTCACGCCCGCTAGTCGTATAAAATATTACCGGACTCGCAGAGTTgaatcgacgacgacgacgacgacgacagcgaGACGATGACATCGCGAACAGATTACATAAAGCATTTAATACCTTTTTTTCTCCCGTAGTATTAAACACCACGTTATCCATATATTTTCCAGGCACTACAGATACGAACAGAAACTCGCTTGTTTGTTGTGGAAAGTTGATATAAAAGACGTTACCATCATCGATGCTCCGATCAAAGACGAACGAATGAAACGGGTAAGAATGTGTATCACTGTACTGTACTGTATTAGGAAAACATATtatcgtaaaaaattttatagcGTCGTCGAATCATTTATTTCAACGATACGTCGAAACGATAGTTCATCTTCAATACATTACCGAATCACTTACTTTATCGTTATTTCACACTTTGTACGTTGCAGATCATCGATAAAAATGCTAAACCGTACATCGAAGACAATGTTCCTCAGAACTGTCGAACAACTTTGGCCTATTACAAAGGAAACATCGTTGTGATGAGAAGAATACATAAAAAGACCGTAGATTTAAGCAGAACAATTCGAAACGAACTGATACAagtaaattgataatttcttttGTAAATTAACTGTTCTACTCACCtttcattaaattaaaacaaaatgaaataaaattgcaattacctGGCAAATTCCGGCTGTTGAATTTGCTGAAATAACAATCAAAACAAACTTCATCAGATTAGGACCACGTGACTCATGTGACGAAGGCGATGGATGGAGAAGAGAAGGGATTGTTTATGTGGTATCAATGTTACCAATTACGAAAGTTCTGAAGAAACGATTTGTTCTTCAACTTTGTTCTCTGCCATCTGCCCCTTCAACTCACTGAATAGACAAACTAATAATCCTTTGTGTGATTAATGTTGCGTTCGTttcattttaggaaaaattttaggtttttgtttttacacCTTTAGGAACAAAATCAGATCAGAATTACTTGATACTTCTGATTTTACGCGTAATATTTAAAGCCtttatcacctttttttttgaagaatcataACAAGCAAGGTAAAAGATAGTAAGTAGGAACAAAAAACAACTCGCAGATTTTCAGCAAATTATTCAAACTTTACTTCATTATAGTTTGGTACTGAACTACTgatgcataaaaaataaaaaccaacaaaaaaatttcggtagatacacattaaaaaaaaaaaaaaattgaaacctctCTAAAACACAAGTAAAagcatcaaaatttaaaaacactgTAAATcactattttgattttaatgccCTCATTgctctctttgaaaatttatattcataCGCATTGTCATTGTGACATTGAACAActttcgttgaaatttcatttctgtttaATGATTATTCAGTGAttctaaactgaaaaaatttaatcaacttcCAAGgaacctacctacatatactaTGATTTTACAATGTCTTGTTGGGCGCTCATAATAAACTTGGATAAATGTctaatgaataatgaataaattattatttgacAATGACATTATGATGTCAAATTCAAATCTAGTCACTTGTCTGACTTATGAGAATTTAAGTgcaaaagtgcctttttcgatttttggtgaatttttaaaaatcgcgaatttcggccaaaaatgaggaaaaagtcaaaatttcaccaaattgaccaagaaggGCTGAAACTTgggattggaaactgtttcaaccccttttgagcagttcatggaacctccagcagatttttaaaactagaaactctcaaaaaatgtcatcaaatggagttggaaaacctaaattcattccgcaaactaatttcgatacgccacgaagtcgactgtagATAACATTTGTAGCCCTTTTCCTCAAAAagaaagtggccctacttacaaaatggcggccattttgattgacaagtcagccaaAATCGTAGGTTTTGTGttctaacataggacttgcatgaaattttttaacccaTACAAAGGTAACTCTAAAGAGcaggtaaaaattcatcacctgtcaaaatttcaagtgctaaagtgactttttagatttttggtgaattttcaaaaatcaaattctgaccAAAGTGTggggagaaaatcaaaatcttacgaAATTagcctagaaaactgaaattcgggatatacctaccctattttcgacctggcAAATCAATTGAacacggtttcaaaccgttttgtgcagttctggagcttccagcagatttttaaaactcgaaattcccacaaaattttatagaCTTGGAAAGCAGAaaaagaaattcattctgcaaagtgcaaactaatttaaattcattacgaagtcgactgcaggtgaatttgaagtcgttttggagcttccagcgactttttttaaattactggaaccttcagtagatttttgaaactcgaaatttcccaaaatttcatcaaaatgaagatggaaagccgaaattcattctgtaaactaatttcaatacgttacgaagtcgactgctggtgggtttaaagtcattttggagcctcaagcgactttttgaaaggttgtatggcgttttttggaaaacttaaatttccaaaaagtagctagaagcttcaaaaccatttgaaaccaccatgcagtcgacttcatttcgtatattgaaattagtttgagaaataaatttcagcttgctaactctatttttgataaaatgttgtgggaattacaagtttcaaagatctggtgactccagtaattttcaaaaagtcgctggaggctccaaaacgacttgaaatccatctgcagtcgacttcgtagcgtattgaaattagttcgcagaatgaatttcgactttccatctccatttgattaaattttgggaaatttcgagcttcaaaaatctgctggaggctccagaactgctcaaaacgggttgcaacggtttccaatcgatttgacgtgtcgaaaatagggtatatcccaagtttcagcttccttggtcaatttggtgaaattttgattttttcctcatttttggcctaaatttgattttcaaaaattcaccaaaaatcgaaaaaggcacttcagcatttgaaattctgacaggtgataaatttttgtctgatctttTGACCTACATTTGTACAACGTTTAGAAAATATCAGCTCTATCCAATCACAtcgtcttacatttttaatgttgaacagtcgattttcaatttttttttaaatgatgattctgaaggattttcatgaaaaatatttattgatcatttcctaaaattttgcactttttcttttttacacgacaaatcttttaaaaaagcGACCATGGCCATTTTCgccgaaatagtgacaaaagtgacttgcaagtgaaaATAATAGTGACTaagtcactttttaagtgaccgaatttcatgccAGCATCTGCTATTGgggattttcatttctttttcagtgaaattttgagtgttttcaCGTCATTCTGACAAGTTCTCGTATTTCGGACacatttctttgaatttttataattttaacttttaaataggtaattttagtgcatttttgatcgtttttttttttttttttttttttttaatgaaaaactctGCTATAACTATTTGAGTTGAGTAGATTAATTTCTATAAGAGGAGGATGCGAGAtctaagaaatatttttcagaatggaAAAGGGGTCTCTCGATTTTTTctatatacctaccaaaatccTAACTCGCTATCAATAGCCTTTTCACCAAGAAAAGTATATCAGGAcatctcaaattttgtttagaaatttaattttatccaatttttaaaaaaatacatatacaatatgtaatattgtaggtaggtatttgttttttttttcattcttcagaAACTCCATTACCTATTGAAATATCATGCTATATAGTTAATATTCATCAATATCCACGTACTTTTAtctcatattaatttttttccaacttgaagaTACGAGAATTACGACACGAAAACTTGGTACAAATAATCGGAGCATGCGTCGATCCTGGAAACGTATTCATTCTGATGGAATACTACGCCAGAGGCAGTCTGCAagatattttaatgaatttcgaTATAAAATTAGACCAAATGTTTATTTCATCCCTAGTAGCGGATATTTTACGCGTAAGAAGGCAATTCCTATAATACCTACGATAAATTTATAATCCTACgacgaataaataaaatgcCGAAGTATTAATTAATTCTGTCTATTTCAGGGTATGATTTACCTTCATCAAAGTGTAATCCATTGTCATGGCAATCTACAGTCGAGTAATTGCCTCATTGACAGCAGATGGGTTTTACGAATATCCGATTTTGGATTAGTAGAATTCAAAGGTATGTTACCTATCTACCATTTACCAATCAATCACGTACCCTTTCgctataaatataaataaaactCCAATCACAGTAAATAAACGTTCGCTAAAtataaaagtttttcaatttatagccAATCAAGAAGATCCAGATATACAGTTGAAAGAACTAAAACGTAAATTATATCGTGCTCCGGAGTTAttatcgcgaaaccgaaatgCTTCTATTAAAGGTACACAAAAAGGCGATATATATTCGTTCGGGATACTGCTTTACGAAATCGTAGGCAGATCAGGTCCTTGGGGTGATATAAGTATTGACGACGAAGGTACACGCATCGATTTATAGTCTTTAATACTCGTACACGTCAACCATATTATGTGTGAAGTAaatatttctcaacattttcccATCAGAGATTATTTACCGCGTTGAAAATGGATACCAAAATGGTAGATTGTTTCGGCCTAATGTTAACGTCCTGCAGACGCAGAAATTCATCGTAGACTGCATGGAAAAATGCTGGAATCAGGATGCCGATCAAAGACCCGAGTTTACACTCGTGCGAGAATTATTAAAAGGCCTGCATAGTGGACTGTATGTATTTGTTTCCTTTGTTACCTACAATACCTATTGCGAAAATGATAAATTCGTTTAATGTTTCATTCTGTTTTGACAGTAAGCCAAACATATTCGATAATATGTTAGCTATTatggaaaaatactcgtacaatctCGAAGAACTTGTACGTGAAAGGACTGAGCAATTAAGccaagagaaaaaaagaactgaaGAACTATTACACGAGATGTTACCTCCGTACGTATGCAACTTATTAATCAACACAAATAAAATTAACATAAATTTGTAAACattcattctaaaaatgaatttgatttcaattttcgcaGAACCGTAGCcgaaacgttgaaaaatggTCAACGAGTGATAGCCGAAAGTTACGACTGTGTTACTATTTATTTTAGCGATATAGTAGGATTCACTGCGTTGTCAGCCATTAGCACTCCTTTACAGGTAGGTACTCCCATAAGCTAGATTGATTGTATTTTTAGAATTAAATCAACCCCTTTTACAATCGTACGACGATATTTTTCTTCTAGGTTGTCGACTTACTCAATGAATTGTACACAACTTGCGATTCGATTCTCACCCAATACGATGTGTATAAAGTCGAGACTATCGGAGACGCTTATATGGTGGTTAGTGGATTACCGTTGAAAAATGGCAACATGCATGCCGGTGAGATAGCTTCGATGGCTttacaaatgttgaaaaacgttGGCAAGTTTAAAATAAGACACATACCGGatgaaagattgaaaattcgTATAGGGATTCATTCAGGTCGGTTACCTATTTTGTTACTATTTCGTAGATGAATTCATTCGATACTGAATTATGTTCAACGTACGAATTTATTTAACTAGGGAGCTGCGTTGCTGGTGTAATTGGAGTAAAAATGCCTAGATATTGCTTATTTGGTGATACAGTAAATACAGCATCACGAATGGAAGCGACTGGTAAACCTTTACAAATACACATATCGAAAAGTACTAGAAATTTATTACAAGAATTAGGAGGATATTATTGCGTAGAAAGAGGCCTGGTGCATATCAAAGTAAgtaatcatatttttgaatttagaaaaataatatttgaacTCGTGATtcgatgaatatttttgttCAGGGAAAAGGAGAAATGATGACATACTGGCTCGTCAACGAAGACCCGTCAGTAAGACAGCAGCGTTTATCATCTTTGATGACACCAGTTCGTTGCACGAATTCCAATTTGTATTTCGGAGCTCAACGTAAATTAATCATCAGTAACGAAACGTAGTAATAatgtatttgaatttcatttcgtataaaacttaaaaaatattcaacaggtTCTGAAGAAGCTCCCGATTTGATAAAAAGACTGAAGACTGGCTCAGTGGCTGTTACTATTGATGAACTCGAAAGTACTACTTCGAAGAGACAAATATCAAtgatgatataatttttttcgttctttctgtattattaattattttttccccccaaaagAAAACGTGTTGTGATAATAAGTTACGTTTATTACCTATGTAAATTATTTTGTAtaaataatttagataaattttatgttttgtaattgaaaactttttttgaaaaaaatgttcctagaaaaaatgcaataaaaaattgatatttttgtatcAGAGTTTGACAGTCACGGTTGAATGTTTACGTTTAAGTCACGATAGAGCAAAGCTGTAGAATCGATTGCCTATTTTGCAAGATATTTCATTTACACGGATTAACGCCGATTCTGTGGCGTTCAGTTTATCGAGATTGGTTtgcaaatttggtaaaatatcttcgatttgttttcttttgttgCCAAGACACCAAACTAAACTTACGTGAAATGCAGGATCCTGaaacaaaatgacaaatttaTTAGTCAGGTGTTTTGTTTGATGAGTATTATTGCATTAACGAGGGAACTTTTACAACTCGTCAACTCCGAtccgatcgagctgaaatttcggCTTATTTAAAGAGCACGTTAACCAAACACAGACCttggaaccaaattttcagcgaacgaagttgatttttcgatttttggtgattatttgaaaatggGGGGAATATTCTTTTGTATGataattttctacagaaaacatggagatgaaaatctgaaactcgGTTTATAGGTTAAAGTCGAtctctcgaatcgattggtatcattttcaagtccatctggagcctccagtattttcaaaatgctccagaaggcattttaattaattttggcagttgaaaatttaatcttaaAATGAGTTTAACATTTCGAATCCATTAGAACCAGTGAATCAAAAATCCAAGATGACGAgttaaaaagtgtattttttatcatttaaaattttcaac
This region of Planococcus citri chromosome 5, ihPlaCitr1.1, whole genome shotgun sequence genomic DNA includes:
- the Gyc32E gene encoding guanylate cyclase 32E, translating into MVVYFEIKIFFSFALLCTCLTQENVTDTVERNTSLSRKLDTSRNITIAFLGAYSDLKFSLGALLLAVEDVNHDDNLLPGWELNVVAANVGGPEKPEEIKVDRRNTPSASLPIRKMTEMRDQGAMVFIGPDGTCTPEALVAAAWNMPMISYNCADNAVSDKNVYFTFARTLPPSSKVSKSVVSLLKTFEWRKFIIVSGKNPPWCTPAAIAIRDLAIRHRLDVVKWYQFSDYIPSHVEEMQDIVDKTYTRTRVYIFIGEHIALMDFLSCMQKHRLLETGEYVIISVDDDMYKPEVENLFLRGDLDQLIPGYRSVLKVTQSVPRNPIYKTLGSIIKKHSTQNPFNFAFNSKVFESATVPVTAAHLYDAVQIYARSLTDILYENGDIRNGKNVLYKMLNQTYHSIQGFDVYIDENGDAEGNYSVIAVQNDTDEKGITKMKMQPVGYFLYMINKTHDLPDFRYFNESKPFQWINGKVPIAEPKCGFYNEKCVPNINWKTPLLVGILSVALFVGLAFGIKHYRYEQKLACLLWKVDIKDVTIIDAPIKDERMKRIIDKNAKPYIEDNVPQNCRTTLAYYKGNIVVMRRIHKKTVDLSRTIRNELIQIRELRHENLVQIIGACVDPGNVFILMEYYARGSLQDILMNFDIKLDQMFISSLVADILRGMIYLHQSVIHCHGNLQSSNCLIDSRWVLRISDFGLVEFKANQEDPDIQLKELKRKLYRAPELLSRNRNASIKGTQKGDIYSFGILLYEIVGRSGPWGDISIDDEEIIYRVENGYQNGRLFRPNVNVLQTQKFIVDCMEKCWNQDADQRPEFTLVRELLKGLHSGLKPNIFDNMLAIMEKYSYNLEELVRERTEQLSQEKKRTEELLHEMLPPTVAETLKNGQRVIAESYDCVTIYFSDIVGFTALSAISTPLQVVDLLNELYTTCDSILTQYDVYKVETIGDAYMVVSGLPLKNGNMHAGEIASMALQMLKNVGKFKIRHIPDERLKIRIGIHSGSCVAGVIGVKMPRYCLFGDTVNTASRMEATGKPLQIHISKSTRNLLQELGGYYCVERGLVHIKGKGEMMTYWLVNEDPSVRQQRLSSLMTPVRCTNSNLYFGAQRSEEAPDLIKRLKTGSVAVTIDELESTTSKRQISMMI